Sequence from the bacterium genome:
GATCTCGTCCGCGCGCGCGGCGCGCGTCTCGACGATCCCCGCGGCGAAGAGCAGCGCGAGCGCGGCCAAGGCGAGCGCGGCGACCCCGCGCCACGCCGCGGCCTTGTAGGCGTGGCCGGAGGCGGTGATGCCGGCCGCGCCGCCGAGGTAGTAGAAGAGCGTGTAGAGCGCGTTCGCCTTGCCGCGCGCCGCGGCGAGGCGACGGTTGAGCGCGGCGACCGCCGCGGCGTGCACGGAGAAGAACCCCGCGCAGACCAGCGCCAGCGCGAGCGCGACCAAAGGCAGCGACGGCGCGAGCGTCAGCAGCACCGCGACGACGAAGACCGCCGCGCCGCCGGCGAGGGTCGGCCCCGCCCCGTGGCGGTCCACGGCGCGCCCCGCGACCGGCCCGATCAGCAC
This genomic interval carries:
- a CDS encoding MFS transporter; amino-acid sequence: VLIGPVAGRAVDRHGAGPTLAGGAAVFVVAVLLTLAPSLPLVALALALVCAGFFSVHAAAVAALNRRLAAARGKANALYTLFYYLGGAAGITASGHAYKAAAWRGVAALALAALALLFAAGIVETRAARADEIR